A window of the Dongshaea marina genome harbors these coding sequences:
- a CDS encoding 6-phospho-alpha-glucosidase, with translation MKQFSVVIAGGGSTFTPGIVMMLLDNLERFPIRTLKFYDNDGARQEVIGEACKILLRERAPQIEFCYTTDPQIAFSDVDFVMAHIRVGKYPMRELDEKIPLKYGVVGQETCGPGGIAYGMRSIGGVLELVDYMERYSPDAWMLNYSNPAAIVAEATRRLCPNARILNICDMPIGIEGRMAQILGLESRKEMEVSYYGLNHFGWWRAIRDHQGNDLMPRLRAHVAEHGYIPMTEAAHHEASWCETFGKARDIYALDPETLPNTYLKYYLFPDEVVEHSDPHYTRANEVIDGREKQVFGQCRQIIERGSAQDAELEVDEHASYIVDLARAIALNTKERMLLIVPNKGAIHNFDPDAMVEIPCLVGSGGPEPLQIGDIPNFQKGMMGQQVAVEKLVVDAWIEGSYQKLWQAVSLSKTVPSATVAKCIVDELQQVNRDYWPELN, from the coding sequence CCATCAGGACTCTTAAGTTTTATGATAATGACGGAGCACGCCAGGAAGTGATCGGTGAGGCTTGCAAAATCCTGCTCAGGGAGCGGGCTCCGCAGATTGAGTTTTGTTACACCACAGATCCACAAATCGCCTTTAGTGATGTGGACTTTGTGATGGCGCATATTCGGGTGGGCAAATATCCGATGCGTGAGCTGGATGAGAAGATCCCCCTGAAATATGGAGTGGTAGGCCAGGAGACTTGTGGCCCGGGAGGGATCGCTTACGGGATGCGCTCGATAGGAGGGGTACTCGAGCTGGTCGACTATATGGAGAGATACTCACCCGATGCCTGGATGCTCAACTACTCGAATCCGGCAGCGATTGTCGCCGAGGCAACGCGCCGGCTTTGTCCGAACGCCAGGATCCTAAATATCTGTGATATGCCGATAGGCATTGAGGGCAGGATGGCGCAGATCCTGGGCCTTGAGTCGCGTAAGGAGATGGAGGTGAGCTACTATGGCCTCAATCATTTTGGCTGGTGGAGAGCGATTCGTGACCACCAGGGCAATGATCTGATGCCAAGGCTCAGGGCTCATGTTGCCGAGCATGGCTATATTCCGATGACCGAAGCTGCCCATCACGAGGCCAGCTGGTGTGAAACCTTTGGCAAAGCCAGGGATATCTATGCTCTGGATCCCGAAACCCTTCCTAATACCTACCTGAAGTATTACCTGTTTCCCGATGAGGTGGTTGAGCATTCAGATCCCCACTATACCCGGGCCAATGAGGTGATCGATGGTCGTGAAAAGCAGGTGTTTGGTCAGTGCCGGCAGATCATTGAGCGGGGCAGCGCGCAGGACGCTGAACTTGAGGTGGATGAGCATGCCTCATACATAGTGGATCTGGCCCGGGCCATTGCACTCAATACCAAGGAGCGGATGCTGCTGATCGTGCCCAACAAAGGGGCTATCCATAATTTTGATCCCGATGCCATGGTTGAGATCCCTTGCCTGGTAGGCTCCGGGGGACCCGAGCCCCTGCAGATAGGTGATATTCCCAATTTTCAGAAGGGGATGATGGGGCAGCAGGTGGCGGTTGAGAAGTTGGTGGTTGATGCCTGGATTGAGGGTTCTTACCAGAAGCTGTGGCAGGCGGTGTCCCTATCCAAGACAGTACCCAGTGCGACAGTCGCTAAGTGTATTGTCGATGAGCTGCAGCAAGTCAACCGTGACTATTGGCCTGAGCTTAACTGA